In the genome of Oscarella lobularis chromosome 1, ooOscLobu1.1, whole genome shotgun sequence, one region contains:
- the LOC136199716 gene encoding uncharacterized protein isoform X2 has translation MECSQKAKIVLSAGATVCMSPEEYHRLRNGSISTEKGEKGQPGPPGIKGDKGDAFNGTNICKTFCDDLHVEVRQLKEEVKQLQALFLSFGGEGLAEESAGMSCKTIKDFWPSSSTGVRWINPSMQPGKAFQIYCDMESFSGGWNLLYSSRDDLSGDNNMQKGTRFTAHITSLDSGDANKKIAFDVFEAIESSNVSYTEVMLSGYKDYSAKSNLVQMYFSKDTGSCPNFSQFLRSKLGSNFGSNCNAYHFYGAEKSSGKPMALSWENQAFVAGAVTNGYAWAREVWNEIDNNGGHILAPFDWSNAEGYYLQTDSAGACHQKGLFHIFIR, from the exons ATGGAATGCTCCCAAAAAGCCAAGATCGTTTTGTCTGCTGGTGCAACCGTTTGTATGTCACCCGAAGAATACCATCGTCTTAGAAATGGCAGCATAAGCACCGAAAAG GGAGAGAAAGGACAGCCTGGTCCTCCTGGAATAAAG GGAGACAAAGGAGATGCATTCAACGGCACCAAT aTCTGCAAAACGTTCTGCGACGATCTTCACGTCGAGGTCCGTCAACTGAAGGAAGAAGTTAAACAGTTGCAAG CTCTATTTTTATCATTTGGGGGTGAAGGATTGGCAGAAGAGTCCGCTGGTATGTCTTGCAAAACTATCAAAGACTTCTGGCCTTCATCGTCAACTGGAGTGAGGTGGATAAATCCTTCTATG CAACCAGGAAAAGCTTTTCAAATTTACTGTGATATGGAGTCGTTCAGCGGCGGATGGAATCTTTTGTATTCTAGCCGCGATGATTTATCAGGAGATAACAACATGCAAAAAGGAACTAGATTTACGGCACACATAACAAGCCTAGATTCTGGAGACGCAAACAAGAAAATTGCTTTTGATGTTTTCGAAGCAATAGAGTCTAGCAATGTTAGCTACACCGAAGTCATGCTTTCTGGATACAAAGATTACAGCG CAAAAAGCAACCTTGTTCAAATGTATTTCTCCAAAGATACCGGAAGCTGTCCCAATTTTAGTCAGTTTCTTCGCTCAAAGCTTGGAAGCAACTTTGGAAGCAACTGCAAT GCATACCATTTTTACGGAGCTGAAAAATCTAGTGGAAAGCCAATGGCTCTTTCCTGG GAAAACCAAGCCTTTGTTGCTGGTGCTGTTACTAATGGATACGCTTGGGCACGCGAAGTGTGGAACG AAATTGATAACAATGGAGGACACATTTTGGCACCCTTTGATTGGTCAAACGCTGAAGGTTATTATTTACAAACGGACTCGGCTGGAGCTTGTCATCAAAAAGGCCTTTTTCACATTTTTATTCGCTGA
- the LOC136199868 gene encoding protein phosphatase methylesterase 1-like — protein sequence MDKDLLKRRLPPLFPSLPDGGSSRSVPPRKRKRNYAPVSWEKYFERKEIVEFDGNRFCVYCSGSGDPALVFLHGGGYSAMTWAIVSSLLMQKCHCQVVAIDSRGHGSTETTDNKDLSAASQARDIGAIVEALWKDSSPPSIVLVGHSMGGAIAVHAAARKLIPSIVGLVVIDVVEGSAMEALSSMQSFLKGRPKSFRSQEQAIEWSVRAGQTRSAESACVSVPTQLRRISDEEKLSTSESTASTSSVDTIQEEQEEKRGSVVENEKKEEVKEKSLLENTARPAPAYTWRIDLSKTQPHWEGWFKGLSKLFLSCSVAKLLLLAGVDRLDKDLTIGQMQGKFEMHVLPQCGHAVHEDSPDKVSQLLATFLVRNKFAHPKEEFSMYH from the exons ATGGACAAAGATTTGCTAAAACGTCGGCTCCCTCCGCTGTTCCCAAGTCTTCCCGACGGCGG TTCGTCGCGTTCTGTTCCGccgaggaaaagaaagcgaaattatGCTCCTGTCTCGTGGGAAAAGTACTTCGAACGAAAAGAAATAGTAGAATTTGACGGAA ACCGTTTTTGCGTTTATTGCTCCGGCAGCGGGGATCCCGCCTTGGTATTCTTACACGGAGGAGGTTATTCGGCAATGACGTGGGCTATAGTATCA AGTCTTCTTATGCAAAAATGTCACTGCCAAGTTGTTGCTATAGATTCACGAGGTCACG gtTCTACAGAAACTACTGATAATAAAGACTTGTCAGCGGCATCCCAAGCTCG TGACATTGGTGCTATTGTTGAAGCCCTATGGAAAGATTCATCTCCACCTTCTATAGTTTTAGTTGGACACAG CATGGGAGGGGCTATTGCTGTTCACGCCGCTGCGCGAAAATTGATTCCTTCAATAGTTGGTCTTGTTGTGATTGACGTGGTTGAAG GATCTGCAATGGAGGCTCTTTCGTCGATGCAAAGTTTTTTGAAAGGAAGACCAAAATCTTTCAGAAGTCAAGAACAGGCTATTGAGTGGAG TGTCAGGGCAGGACAGACGCGTTCTGCTGAGTCTGCTTGCGTTTCCGTGCCAACGCAACTTCGGAG AATTAGTGACGAGGAAAAACTGAGCACATCTGAATCTACTGCTTCTACGTCATCTGTTGATACCATACAGgaagagcaagaagagaaaaggggATCTGTAGTagaaaatgagaagaaagaagaagtcaaagaaaaaagtctgTTGGAG AATACAGCAAGACCTGCTCCTGCTTATACGTGGAGGATTGACTTGTCAAAAACGCAGCCTCACTGGGAAG GCTGGTTCAAGGGGCTGTCAAAACTGTTTCTTAGCTGTTCTGTTGCTAAACTTCTTCTTTTGGCAG GGGTAGACCGTTTGGACAAGGATTTAACTATTGGTCAAATGCAAG GAAAGTTTGAAATGCACGTCTTGCCACAGTGTGGTCACGCCGTACATGAAGATTCTCCTGATAAG GTTTCTCAGTTACTAGCGACATTCCTAGTTCGCAATAAATTTGCTCATCCTAAAGAAGAATTTAGCATGTACCACTGA
- the LOC136199716 gene encoding uncharacterized protein isoform X1 — MIFKALVFLFLLPSGFSTMECSQKAKIVLSAGATVCMSPEEYHRLRNGSISTEKGEKGQPGPPGIKGDKGDAFNGTNICKTFCDDLHVEVRQLKEEVKQLQALFLSFGGEGLAEESAGMSCKTIKDFWPSSSTGVRWINPSMQPGKAFQIYCDMESFSGGWNLLYSSRDDLSGDNNMQKGTRFTAHITSLDSGDANKKIAFDVFEAIESSNVSYTEVMLSGYKDYSAKSNLVQMYFSKDTGSCPNFSQFLRSKLGSNFGSNCNAYHFYGAEKSSGKPMALSWENQAFVAGAVTNGYAWAREVWNEIDNNGGHILAPFDWSNAEGYYLQTDSAGACHQKGLFHIFIR; from the exons ATGATATTCAAG GCTCTggtttttctgtttcttctacCTTCGGGTTTCAGCACAATGGAATGCTCCCAAAAAGCCAAGATCGTTTTGTCTGCTGGTGCAACCGTTTGTATGTCACCCGAAGAATACCATCGTCTTAGAAATGGCAGCATAAGCACCGAAAAG GGAGAGAAAGGACAGCCTGGTCCTCCTGGAATAAAG GGAGACAAAGGAGATGCATTCAACGGCACCAAT aTCTGCAAAACGTTCTGCGACGATCTTCACGTCGAGGTCCGTCAACTGAAGGAAGAAGTTAAACAGTTGCAAG CTCTATTTTTATCATTTGGGGGTGAAGGATTGGCAGAAGAGTCCGCTGGTATGTCTTGCAAAACTATCAAAGACTTCTGGCCTTCATCGTCAACTGGAGTGAGGTGGATAAATCCTTCTATG CAACCAGGAAAAGCTTTTCAAATTTACTGTGATATGGAGTCGTTCAGCGGCGGATGGAATCTTTTGTATTCTAGCCGCGATGATTTATCAGGAGATAACAACATGCAAAAAGGAACTAGATTTACGGCACACATAACAAGCCTAGATTCTGGAGACGCAAACAAGAAAATTGCTTTTGATGTTTTCGAAGCAATAGAGTCTAGCAATGTTAGCTACACCGAAGTCATGCTTTCTGGATACAAAGATTACAGCG CAAAAAGCAACCTTGTTCAAATGTATTTCTCCAAAGATACCGGAAGCTGTCCCAATTTTAGTCAGTTTCTTCGCTCAAAGCTTGGAAGCAACTTTGGAAGCAACTGCAAT GCATACCATTTTTACGGAGCTGAAAAATCTAGTGGAAAGCCAATGGCTCTTTCCTGG GAAAACCAAGCCTTTGTTGCTGGTGCTGTTACTAATGGATACGCTTGGGCACGCGAAGTGTGGAACG AAATTGATAACAATGGAGGACACATTTTGGCACCCTTTGATTGGTCAAACGCTGAAGGTTATTATTTACAAACGGACTCGGCTGGAGCTTGTCATCAAAAAGGCCTTTTTCACATTTTTATTCGCTGA
- the LOC136199865 gene encoding phosphoribosylformylglycinamidine synthase-like — MAASTDSRILHFYVHPGVNEGKRALVASKISTKGCSRAQLLDTELCFSVSIRKSGANVDESKLKWIMSQAFANQAQLNTASFLSREQYPASSHLMEFGPRLNFCTAFSTNAVSICHAIGQEAIERIERSHRYVIAPTDPNEPFSDDETRRIARSLHDRMTECRYMTPITDFTPKTKERGPPSGKIDVLAEGRDALEAANRQMGLAFDEWDLNHYTTLFRDTIRRNPTRVECFDLAQSNSEHSRHWLFRGRVRIDGEEKSTSLMKMVVETQSHSNANNVIAFSDNSSAIDGYDVTIFQPERPHESSRFEAFGSPARRHVVFTAETHNFPTGVAPFPGATTGTGGRIRDVQCVGRGAHVIAGTAGYCFGNLHIPGYELPWEDPAYLYPNNFASPLDVAIEASNGASDYGNKFGEPVLCGFARSFGLTLCDGTRREWVKPIMFSGGIGSMEAQHVEKEKPERGMEVVKLGGPAYRIGVGGGAASSVVVQGDNEEELDFGAVQRGDAEMEQKVNRAIRACIELRERNPICSIHDQGAGGNGNVLKEIVEPAGAVIKLENFRLGDPTLSPLEIWGAEYQESNALLVRSDDKDVLEAICKREKVPVDFVGVVTGDGKIVLEDGDEKPVDLKLEWVLGSMPRKVFDFERKSIPLKPLTLPEPLAVREALDRVLRLPSVASKRYLTTKVDRSVGGLVAQQQCVGPLHTPLADVAVVALSHFDTVGAATAIGEQPIKTLVDPAAGARMSVAEALTNLVFARTSRLGDVKCSANWMWPAKLPGEGATLYDACEAMCSTLARLGVAVDGGKDSLSMAARVGAETVKAPGALVVSAYVTCPDILATVTPDLKLSDGTLLWVDLGSTRRRLGGTALAQVYGQIGDECPDLDDPDLLVNGFNKTQELIQRGLVVAGHDISDGGLVTCILEMAFAGNCGVSVTVPAVEKSSLDAILRVLFSEELGLVLEVFPSDAFDIVTEYTGVGVPCHVLGQSTTASTEVRVDVGDVIVLRDDVTTLRDVWEATSFQLDRLQCNPVCVDEERSGLRCRRSPPYRLVYDPDVPLGRPPRSDFASPRVAVVREEGSNGDREMAVALRLAGFDVWDVTTSDLCSGATRLDAFRGVVFVGGFSYADVFGSAKGWAATLRFNATARDEVDRFRARSDTFALGVCNGCQLMGLLGWIGDVVFTHNASERYESRFVTVKVLASESMMLRGMEGSALGVWVAHGEGRAEFREGKMAREAVDRREVPLVYVDDDAEPTMTYPLNPNGSPLGIAAMCSSDGRFLAIMPHPERTALTWQWPWMPNDWRRSLKTSPWLRMFQNAFQWCNS, encoded by the exons ATGGCGGCTTCGACCGACTCGAGAATCCTTCATTTCTACGTCCATCCCGGCGTCAATGAGGGAAAACGAGCGCTCGTGGCGTCGAAAATATCGACTAAAGGCTGCTCACGTGCTCAGCTACTCGATACGGAGCTCTGCTTCAGCGTTAGCATTCGAAAATCCGGCGCGAatgtcgacgagtcgaagcTGAAGTGGATCATGAGCCAAGCATTCGCAAACCAAGCTCAACTGAACACGGCATCTTTCCTAAGTCGCGAACAATACCCAGCGAGCTCGCACCTAATGGAATTCGGGCCCCGCTTGAATTTCTGCACGGCGTTCTCGACGAACGCCGTATCGATTTGCCACGCGATCGGCCAGGAGGCGATCGAACGCATCGAACGCTCGCATCGATACGTCATCGCGCCAACCGACCCAAACGAACCgttcagcgacgacgaaacgcgacgaatcgcgcGCTCTCTACACGATCGCATGACCGAATGCCGCTACATGACCCCGATCACCGACTTCACCCcgaagacaaaagaaagggggcccccgtcgggaaaaatcgacgttctcgccgaAGGACGCGACGCATTGGAAGCGGCCAATCGTCAAATGGGTCTCGCCTTCGACGAATGGGACTTGAATCACTATACGACCCTGTTTCGCGACACGATACGTCGCAATCCGACTCGCGTCGAATGCTTCGACTTGGCGCAGTCGAATAGCGAACATTCGCGCCACTGGCTCTTTCGCGGACGCGtccgaatcgacggcgaggaaaaatcgacgagtcTCATGAAAATGGTCGTCGAGACGCAGTCGCATAGCAACGCGAATAACGTCATTGCCTTTTCCGATAATAGTAGCGCTATTGAcggttatgacgtcacgatttTTCAACCGGAACGACCTCACGAATcgagtcgtttcgaagcgTTCGGTTCGCCGGCGCGACGTCACGTCGTTTTCACGGCCGAAACGCATAATTTCCCCACGGGCGTTGCGCCGTTtcccggcgcgacgacgggaacCGGTGGACGCATACGAGACGTTCAGTGCGTCGGACGAGGTGCGCACGTGATTGCCGGAACGGCCGGTTATTGCTTTGGAAATCTTCACATACCAG gctaTGAATTGCCTTGGGAAGATCCGGCTTATTTATATCCGAATAATTTTGCTTCTCCGCTCGACGTGGCTATCGAGGCGAGTAACGGCGCGTCCGACTATGGGAATAAGTTTGGGGAGCCGGTGCTGTGCGGATTCGCTCGGTCGTTCGGGTTGACGCTCTGCGATGGAACGAGAAGGGAGTGGGTGAAGCCGATCATGTTTAGCGGAGGAATTGGATCCATGGAAGCGCAGCATgtcgaaaaggagaagccaGAACGAGGCATGGAG GTTGTTAAGCTTGGTGGTCCGGCTTATCGTATTGGCGTCGGTGGAGGCGCCGCCTCGTCCGTCGTGGTGCAAGGAGACAACGAGGAGGAGCTGGACTTCGGTGCCGTGCAGCGAGGAGATGCAGAAATGGAGCAGAAAGTCAATCGAGCTATCCGAGCATGCATCGaattgagagagagaaatccCATATGCTCAATCCATGATCAAGGAGCGGGAGGAAACG GAAACGTTTTGAAGGAGATTGTCGAGCCGGCTGGTGCCGTGATTAAGCTCGAGAATTTCCGCCTCGGCGATCCGACTCTTTCTCCCTTGGAGATATGGGGTGCCGAGTATCAGGAGAGCAATGCGTTGTTGGTCCGATCCGACGACAAGGACGTCTTGGAAGCGATTTGCAAGCGCGAGAAAGTGCCCGTCGATTTTGTCGGTGTCGTGACGGGCGACGGAAAAATCGTGCTGgaggacggcgacgagaaaccgGTCGATTTGAAATTGGAGTGGGTACTGGGATCAATGCCAAGAAAA GTGTTTGATTTTGAACGGAAGAGCATTCCTCTGAAACCGCTAACGCTTCCTGAGCCATTGGCAGTGAGAGAAGCACTGGATCGCGTCTTGAGACTTCCTTCCGTCGCTAGCAAACGCTATCTAACAACTAAG GTGGATAGAAGTGTCGGCGGTCTCGTTGCTCAGCAACAGTGTGTCGGTCCCCTGCACACTCCTCTCgccgacgttgccgtcgtcgctctaTCTCACTTCGACACGGTCGGCGCCGCGACGGCAATCGGCGAACAACCGATCAAGACTCTCGTCGATCCGGCGGCCGGCGCTCGCATGTCCGTCGCCGAAGCCCTCACGAATTTGGTCTTCGCGCGCACGTCGcgtctcggcgacgtcaaGTGCAGCGCGAATTGGATGTGGCCGGCGAAACTACCCGGCGAAGGAGCGACGCTCTACGACGCCTGCGAAGCGATGTGTTCGACGCTCGCCCGactcggcgtcgccgtcgacggcggtaAAGACTCGCTGAGCATGGCAGCTCGAGTGGGCGCCGAGACGGTGAAAGCGCCCGgcgctctcgtcgtctccgcctACGTTACCTGTCCCGACATACTCGCGACGGTGACTCCAGATCTCAAGCTGAGCGACGGAACGCTTCTCTGGGTCGATCTCGgttcgacgcgacggcgtctcGGCGGCACGGCTTTAGCGCAGGTTTACGGCCAGATCGGGGACGAGTGCCCCGATTTGGACGACCCCGATTTGCTAGTGAACGGATTCAACAAGACGCAGGAGCTCATCCAAAGaggactcgtcgtcgccggtcaCGACATAAGCGACGGTGGACTCGTCACCTGTATTCTCGAAATGGCCTTCGCCGGCAATTGCGGCGTCTCCGTCACCGTCCCAGCAGTCGAAAAATCCTCCCTCGACGCTATACTTCGTGTTCTCTTCTCCGAAGAACtcggtctcgttctcgaaGTCTTTCCATCCGACGCTTTCGATATCGTCACCGAGTATACAGGCGTCGGCGTGCCGTGCCACGTTCTCGGCCAATCTACGACGGCGTCTACCGAagttcgcgtcgacgtcggtgacgtcatcgtgcttcgcgacgacgtgacgaccCTACGCGACGTCTGGGAAGCGACGAGCTTTCAACTCGATCGACTCCAATGCAATCCCGTctgcgtcgacgaggagcgTTCCGGATTGCGCTGCCGTCGCTCGCCGCCTTATCGACTCGTCTACGATCCCGACGTGCCGTTGGGTCGTCCGCcgcgaagcgatttcgcTTCGCCGCGTGTCGCTGTCGTACGCGAGGAGGGCAGTAACGGCGATCGCGAGATGGCCGTCGCTCTGCGTCTCGCCGGTTTCGACGTCTGggacgtgacgacgtccgATCTGTGCTCGGGCGCGACGCGATTGGACGCGTTTcgcggcgtcgtcttcgtcggcggGTTCAGCTACGCGGACGTTTTCGGCTCGGCGAAAGGCTGGGCGGCGACGCTGCGCTTcaacgcgacggcgcgcgacGAAGTGGATCGATTTCGCGCGCGATCCGATACGTTTGCGTTGGGCGTCTGCAACGGGTGTCAGCTGATGGGTCTCTTGGGTtggatcggcgacgtcgtcttcacgcACAACGCGTCCGAACGATACGAGTCGCGTTTTGTTACCGTTAAGGTTCTTGCAAGCGAGTCGATGATGCTGCGCGGGATGGAAGGGTCCGCTCTGGGCGTGTGGGTGGCGCACGGCGAAGGGCGGGCGGAATTTCGCGAGGGGAAAATGGCTCGAGAAGCGGTGGATAGGAGAGAGGTGCCTCTGGTGtacgtcgatgacgatgcTGAGCCTACTATGACGTATCCTTTGAATCCGAACGGGTCGCCGTTGGGTATAGCGGCGATGTGCTCCTCTGATGGAAGGTTCCTCGCTATAATGCCTCATCCTGAGAGGACGGCTTTGACGTGGCAGTGGCCATGGATGCCAAACGATTGGAGACGCAGTCTGAAGACGTCGCCTTGGCTCAGAATGTTTCAGAATGCTTTTCAGTGGTGCAATAGCTGA
- the LOC136199867 gene encoding putative helicase mov-10-B.1, translated as MASGSPYFEKNAPEARRFHRFLLDRYGVDNGLSYPELGQARKEYSVRVGQETKRVLFTDQYRRLLMQCKGIRRRGRREKAIYCIRPASDWTMGENQQQNADEETVKSASVEARRPKEQSHIGDTTCIDHDEVKRFHRFLVESYGCRKAISSVHITRAHEIFIKRENSYSKVYTAHQYQTLLLSSKVIQEKVEKSMTRYIILPVFSLHPEGDRVAVASSKHPVPKQPSPRKPTTTHTPVSIFSQERKAMTRKPLAPLATPLATPLATPLATPTPASTSTMSSRERAAMFKSVTSQLRRNRHRLMQNKGDVRIFSRADSGGQGRMLFELNEGEESLTQTIHIVNTSPMQAVELVDCAFLRKKPDFCLDNDFSGIATSIRPRREHTVECTYRPSTAGVSLNNVLVFALRHLETERKFYIIRLIKGQCQSAVAKELEPKQKFVRTRERFSRDDEKIGRKEKGRRPILDAGRSNMPMVKKDTLKYKFDEILRDGVIDTDKPSALLRHRLTQDLAENYEDVFATLIACEEHQMCIDIRRYDMQAVTLAPREGGRYLGLKVPGLAEKRPSLLKGDKIYVTCPSFEQQCRYQGFVHKVEKDEVYLQFSDGFHRRYITGLKVKVRFTFGRLPIQLQQRAVDTVGKVPKLKSVLFPTVGTPRNECFDLCCDIRLFSRNIEGNKRQKKAVFDIVYGRSRPAPYLLFGPPGTGKTVTTVETIKQVLQCVKRSRILACAPSNTAADLLCERLTNAQSGMSISKSEIVRINAASRSKEDVPEAIAEYSHSDATTDQVWHARVVICTLITSARLVTARNIIKRGFFTHIFIDEAGQAVEAECLIPIAGLLDPDNTQLVLAGDPEQLGPVLRSPIAIKYGLQKSLLERLMKDQKGGPMVTKLVENYRTHPAILHVPNKIFYDNELEPKADEILREKLSQWEHLPQKGFPVIFHGVEGEEKQEGDNPSFFNPEEINCILKYVERLRDTRGACKLDLQNPEAVGVISPYRKQVIKMTELFRKRRLGHVKVGSVEEFQGQERSVIIISTVRSNPDYLSLDQEFRLGFLSNPKRFNVAITRAKCLCIVIGNPHLLSRDEYWRKFLYYVKSHNGYTGCNYEGQEKEEEEVLQALADLGLEALSTSAPQAEEGTVGVSEVQLKEEPEWRADH; from the exons ATGGCAAGCGGATCGCCctattttgaaaaaaatgctcCCGAGGCCCGACGCTTTCATCGCTTTCTCCTCGATCGCTATGGTGTCGATAACGGCTTGAGTTACCCCGAATTGGGCCAAGCGAGGAAAGAGTACAGCGTTCGAGTCGGTCAAGAAACGAAAAGGGTGTTGTTCACCGATCAATACAGACGACTTCTGATGCAGTGTAAAGGCATCAGGagacgaggaagacgagaaaaagccATCTACTGCATTCGTCCTGCTTCCGATTGGACAATGGGCGAAAATCAACAGCAGAACGCAGATGAAGAAACGGTGAAAAGTGCCAGTGTTGAGGCTAGGCGACCGAAAGAGCAGAG TCATATTGGCGATACCACTTGCATCGATCACGACGAAGTTAAGCGTTTTCATCGTTTCCTTGTGGAAAGTTATGGCTGCAGAAAAGCCATATCCTCTGTTCACATCACGCGAGCTCACGAAATCTTCATCAAACGAGAGAATTCGTACAGCAAAGTCTATACTGCTCACCAATACCAGACATTGTTGCTCAGCAGTAAAGTCAttcaagagaaagttgaaaaGTCAATGACGCGATACATCATTCTTCCGGTTTTTTCTCTGCACCCGGAAGGCGATCGGGTGGCGGTGGCTTCATCTAAGCATCCCGTGCCAAAGCAGCCATCGCCACGTAAACCAACAACGACCCATACTCCAGTTTCAATATTCTCTCAAGAacgcaaagcgatgacacGAAAACCGCTTGCACCACTGGCAACACCACTGGCAACACCACTGGCAACACCACTGgcaacgccgacgccggcTTCAACTTCCACTATGTCATCTCGAGAGCGTGCAGCCATGTTCAAGTCCGTAACAAGTCAATTGAGGAGGAACAG ACACCGGCTGATGCAAAACAAAGGAGACGTTAGGATTTTTTCCCGCGCTGATTCCGGTGGCCAAGGACGAATGCTGTTTGAGCTGAATGAAGGCGAAGAGTCACTTACTCAAACTATTCATATTGTCAATACGTCACCGATGCAGGCAGTCGAATTGGTTGACTGCGCctttctaagaaaaaagccAGATTTTTGTCTTGACAACGACTTCAGCGGAATCGCTACGTCGATACGCCCTAGACGCGAACACACAGTTGAGTGCACTTATCGACCGTCGACGGCCGGCGTTTCGTTGAACAACGTGCTCGTCTTTGCACTTCGACATCTCGAAACGGAGCGGAAATTCTACATCATACGTCTCATCAAAGGTCAGTGTCAAAGTGCCGTTGCAAAGGAGCTGGAGCCCAAGCAAAAGTTCGTTCGCACGCGAGAACGATTCTCCAGAGATGACGAAAAGATCGGCAGAAAGGAGAAAGGCCGACGTCCGATCCTTGACGCGGG GCGTTCTAATATGCCAATGGTGAAGAAAGACACTCTAAAGTACAAATTTGATGAAATTCTACGAGATGGCGTTATCGACACCGACAAGCCTTCGGCTTTGTTGCGACACCGTCTAACGCAGGATCTTGCAGAAAACTACGAAGACGTCTTTGCGACTTTGATTGCCTGCGAAGAACATCAAATGTGCATTGACATTAGACGCTATGATATGCAGGCCGTAACGCTCGCCCCAAGAGAGGGAGGAAGATACTTGGGACTTAAG GTTCCAGGATTAGCTGAGAAACGTCCCTCCTTGCTCAAAGGGGACAAAATCTACGTCACTTGTCCTTCTTTCGAACAACAGTGTCGGTATCAAGGGTTTGTTCATAAAgtcgaaaaagacgaagtgTATCTTCAATTCAGTGACGG GTTTCACCGCAGGTATATAACTGGATTGAAAGTCAAGGTTCGCTTCACGTTCGGCCGCCTTCCTATCCAGCTTCAACAACGCGCTGTGGATACGGTTGGAAAAGTGCCAAAATTGAAATCCGTCTTGTTTCCGACGGTCGGCACGCCTAGAAACGAGTGCTTCGATTTGTGCTGCGACATCAG GTTATTTAGTCGAAATATTGAAGGCAACAAGCGTCAGAAAAAGGCTGTTTTTGACATCGTTTACGGCCGCTCGCGACCGGCTCCTTATCTACTATTTGGGCCTCCCGGAACGGGCAAGACAGTCACCACAGTGGAAACAATCAAGCAG GTGCTTCAATGCGTAAAGCGCAGTCGTATTCTTGCCTGTGCTCCGTCAAATACGGCTGCCGATCTACTGTGCGAAAGACTGACGAACGCGCAGTCGGGTATGAGTATTTCCAAGTCGGAAATCGTTCGAATCAACGCGGCAAGCAGATCGAAGGAGGACGTGCCCGAAGCAATTGCG GAGTATTCGCATTCTGACGCGACTACAGATCAGGTTTGGCACGCTCGTGTCGTCATCTGTACGCTGATTACATCAGCCAG ACTCGTCACTGCAAGAAACATAATTAAAAGAGGATTCTTTACTCATATATTCATTGACGAAGCCGGTCAAGCCGTTGAAGCCGAATGCCTCATTCCCATTGCGGGACTTCTAGATCCTGATAACACTCAGCTGGTTTTAGCTGGAGATCCAGAGCAATTGGGTCCCGTTCTTCGATCTCCTATTGCCATTAAGTACGGCCTTCAAAAGTCTTTGCTAGAAAGATTGATGAAGGATCAGAAGGGGGGTCCCATGGTGACGAAGTTAGTCGAGAACTATCGCACCCATCCGGCCATTCTTCATGTACcaaacaaaattttttacGACAACGAATTGGAGCCAAAAGCCGACGAAATCCTGCGAGAGAAGTTGAGCCAGTGGGAGCATTTGCCCCAGAAAGGATTCCCCGTCATCTTTCACGGCGTGGAaggcgaagagaaacaggAGGGCGACAACCCATCCTTTTTTAATCCCGAAGAAATCAATTGCATTTTGAAATACGTGGAGCGTCTTCGAGACACCAGAGGTGCGTGTAAGTTAGATTTGCAGAACCCGGAAGCAGTTGGCGTCATATCTCCCTACAGAAAACAG GTCATTAAGATGACAGAGTTGTttcgaaagcggcgtctgGGTCACGTTAAAGTGGGATCTGTCGAAGAGTTCCAAGGTCAGGAGCGATCCGTGATCATCATCTCTACGGTCAGGAGCAATCCGGACTACTTGTCTCTTGATCAAGAATTCCGGCTTGGTTTTTTGAGCAATCCAAAG AGATTCAACGTTGCGATTACAAGGGCAAAGTGTCTGTGCATCGTCATTGGAAATCCTCATCTCCTAAGCAGAGACGAATACTGGCGAAA ATTTCTCTACTACGTCAAATCACACAATGGCTACACTGGGTGCAACTACGAGGGGCaggagaaggaagaagaggaagtgcTGCAAGCTTTGGCTGACTTAGGTCTTGAAGCTCTGTCTACAAGCGCTCCACAAGCTGAAGAAGGTACCGTGGGAGTATCTGAAGTTCAGCTAAAAGAAGAACCAGAGTGGCGAGCAGACCACTAG